In a genomic window of Nodosilinea sp. E11:
- a CDS encoding thermonuclease family protein codes for MQRRCLPLTAFVLIAAFGCSTPSSLAPGGDAPNSLPTVVRITGGHSLVVQDQGQAVATTLACIAVPAQADAATDRLTSLLPAGQAVQMRRVADRDGQTVAELFLGNQSVGLGLVQAGVAIVDSTATTDCANTTEGYWQAQIDAQQNRRGLWADYDLAIAAPMDLEPNLALPVQTDSGQCPESLDLWAFRNGFEGGANHIVVVDMPQIATALAQQVATTADQVVFTAPLRPEFSQCSGSASSEQMAMYQAEFAAGQVRFTLNLTGDGTREVLASGVSVDRPYVFWRAAE; via the coding sequence ATGCAACGCAGATGTCTTCCCCTGACCGCGTTTGTTCTCATCGCTGCTTTTGGGTGCAGCACCCCATCGTCACTAGCTCCAGGGGGTGATGCCCCTAACTCTCTGCCGACCGTCGTTCGCATTACTGGTGGGCACAGTTTGGTGGTGCAAGACCAGGGCCAGGCTGTGGCCACCACACTGGCCTGTATTGCGGTGCCCGCCCAGGCAGATGCGGCGACCGATCGGCTGACGAGCCTGCTGCCAGCGGGGCAGGCAGTGCAGATGCGACGAGTGGCCGATCGGGACGGGCAAACCGTGGCCGAACTGTTCCTGGGCAATCAGTCGGTGGGCCTGGGGCTGGTACAGGCAGGAGTTGCAATTGTCGATTCAACCGCGACTACCGACTGTGCCAATACCACCGAGGGCTACTGGCAGGCCCAGATCGACGCCCAGCAAAACCGCCGGGGTCTCTGGGCTGACTACGACCTGGCGATCGCAGCCCCCATGGATCTAGAGCCCAACCTGGCCTTGCCCGTGCAAACCGACTCCGGCCAGTGCCCAGAATCTTTAGATCTATGGGCCTTTCGCAACGGGTTTGAGGGCGGGGCCAACCACATTGTGGTGGTCGATATGCCCCAGATCGCTACGGCCTTGGCCCAGCAGGTAGCGACCACAGCGGATCAGGTGGTGTTCACCGCTCCGCTCCGCCCAGAGTTTAGCCAGTGCTCGGGCAGCGCCAGCTCTGAGCAAATGGCCATGTACCAAGCCGAGTTTGCCGCTGGCCAGGTGCGCTTTACCCTCAATCTAACCGGCGATGGCACGCGGGAAGTGCTGGCCTCTGGGGTGTCTGTAGATCGCCCCTACGTATTTTGGCGCGCGGCTGAATAG
- a CDS encoding HD domain-containing protein: MAFPSSTSSHVTTALLEALHFAATKHSDQRRKDKEVSPYINHPIRVAQLLATEGGVTDLATLQAAILHDTVEDTDTTPEEIERHFGPEVRQIVAEVTDDKNLPKAERKQRQVEHAPHLSPQAKQLKIADKTANVQNITTSPPDGWPLERKREYLDWADRVVAGCRGCNPALEALYDEVIAQGRQALAAVTA; this comes from the coding sequence ATGGCTTTCCCTTCCTCAACGTCTTCCCATGTCACTACTGCCCTGCTGGAGGCGCTGCACTTTGCGGCCACCAAGCACAGTGATCAGCGCCGCAAAGACAAAGAAGTCTCGCCCTACATTAACCATCCCATTCGCGTGGCGCAGCTGCTGGCCACCGAAGGCGGCGTCACCGACCTGGCGACCTTGCAGGCCGCTATTCTCCACGACACAGTCGAAGACACCGACACCACCCCAGAGGAAATCGAGCGCCACTTTGGCCCCGAGGTGCGGCAAATCGTGGCCGAAGTCACCGACGACAAGAATTTACCCAAGGCCGAGCGCAAACAGCGACAGGTAGAGCACGCCCCCCACCTCTCACCCCAGGCTAAGCAGCTCAAGATTGCCGACAAAACCGCCAATGTGCAAAACATTACCACCTCGCCCCCCGACGGCTGGCCGCTAGAGCGCAAGCGCGAGTATTTGGATTGGGCCGACCGGGTTGTGGCCGGGTGCCGGGGCTGCAACCCAGCCCTGGAAGCCCTTTACGACGAGGTCATAGCCCAGGGTCGCCAGGCCCTGGCAGCAGTAACCGCGTAG
- a CDS encoding NAD(P)/FAD-dependent oxidoreductase — MADAPQSICILGGGFGGLYTALRLSRLPWEGTPPTITLVDCNDRFLFLPLLYELVTDELQTWEIAPPYAELLAGTPVQFRQAGVTAIDLDQHRVNLSDGLTLTYDYLVLALGGTTPMHLAPGVAEHALAFRTLQDAYQLKERLRLLEASEADKIRVAVVGGGYSGVELACKVAEHLGDRGRVRLVELSDTILRTSPEHNREVAQTALSDLGVWVDLETAVDNVTADTISLTFREQTDILPVDLVLWTVGTQVNEAIAHLPLKHNERQQVVVQPTLEAIDRPGVYALGDVADCRDAEGQQVPATAQVALQQADFVGWNIWAAMGDRPQLPFRYTPMGEMMTLGTSRATLTGLGLQLDGELAYVARRLAYLYRMPTFSHQVRVGLNWMTKPLRDILSA; from the coding sequence ATGGCAGACGCTCCCCAATCCATTTGTATTCTCGGCGGCGGCTTTGGCGGCCTCTATACTGCCCTGCGCCTGAGCCGACTGCCCTGGGAGGGCACCCCGCCCACCATTACCCTGGTAGACTGCAACGATCGCTTCCTATTTCTACCGCTGCTCTACGAACTCGTCACCGACGAGCTACAAACCTGGGAGATTGCGCCCCCCTACGCCGAGCTGCTAGCGGGTACACCGGTACAGTTTCGCCAGGCGGGCGTCACCGCCATTGACCTCGACCAGCACCGGGTCAATCTCAGTGATGGTCTCACCCTCACCTACGACTATTTGGTGCTGGCCCTGGGCGGCACCACCCCCATGCACCTGGCTCCTGGTGTAGCCGAGCATGCCCTAGCCTTTCGAACCCTGCAAGACGCCTACCAGCTCAAAGAACGCCTGCGCCTGCTAGAGGCCTCCGAGGCTGACAAAATTCGCGTGGCCGTGGTGGGCGGCGGCTACAGCGGAGTTGAGCTGGCCTGTAAGGTGGCAGAACACCTGGGCGATCGCGGTCGGGTGCGGCTGGTCGAACTGAGCGACACTATTCTGCGCACCTCCCCAGAACACAACCGCGAGGTGGCCCAAACAGCGCTCTCTGATCTGGGCGTGTGGGTTGACCTCGAAACCGCCGTCGATAACGTCACTGCCGACACCATCAGCCTCACCTTTCGCGAACAGACCGATATCTTGCCCGTCGATTTGGTGCTGTGGACCGTGGGCACCCAGGTCAACGAGGCGATCGCCCACCTGCCCCTCAAGCACAACGAGCGCCAGCAGGTGGTGGTGCAGCCCACCCTAGAGGCGATCGATCGCCCCGGTGTCTATGCTCTCGGCGATGTGGCCGACTGCCGCGACGCCGAGGGCCAGCAGGTGCCTGCCACCGCCCAGGTAGCCCTGCAACAGGCCGACTTTGTCGGGTGGAATATCTGGGCAGCGATGGGCGATCGCCCCCAACTCCCCTTCCGCTATACCCCCATGGGCGAAATGATGACCCTGGGCACCAGCCGCGCCACCCTCACCGGGCTGGGCCTTCAGCTCGACGGCGAACTGGCCTATGTGGCTCGTCGCCTAGCCTACCTCTACCGCATGCCCACCTTCTCGCACCAGGTGCGGGTCGGGCTCAACTGGATGACTAAGCCTCTGCGGGATATTTTGTCGGCCTAG
- a CDS encoding class II aldolase/adducin family protein, translating to MDEGVIKYVGHWTPGAPLEKDELAELMAWRDRLWQAQQIGLYPNGIGYGNISLRRSPRSFAVSGTQTGHLAHTTPHHYTLVDDWDIDRNALHCTGPIQASSESLTHAALYDYSSAIQAIIHVHNRPLWQRGQGVLPTTAASVPYGTPAMAYEMRRLLDHNDLMQTRILIMAGHEEGVLVFGPTLAAAAQVLYQHIDS from the coding sequence ATGGATGAGGGTGTCATCAAGTACGTCGGCCACTGGACGCCCGGTGCGCCGTTGGAAAAGGACGAGCTGGCTGAGTTGATGGCGTGGCGCGATCGCCTATGGCAGGCCCAGCAGATCGGCCTCTACCCCAACGGCATTGGCTACGGCAATATCAGCTTGCGGCGATCGCCTCGCAGCTTTGCCGTGTCGGGTACCCAAACCGGGCACCTAGCCCACACCACGCCTCACCACTACACCCTGGTCGACGACTGGGATATCGATCGCAACGCCCTGCACTGCACTGGGCCAATCCAGGCCTCATCAGAGTCGCTTACCCATGCGGCTCTCTACGACTACAGCAGCGCCATTCAGGCGATTATTCACGTTCACAATCGCCCCTTGTGGCAGCGGGGTCAGGGAGTGTTGCCCACCACCGCCGCCAGCGTTCCCTACGGCACCCCGGCCATGGCCTACGAAATGAGGCGGCTGCTGGATCATAACGACCTGATGCAGACGCGCATTTTGATCATGGCGGGGCACGAGGAGGGGGTGCTGGTGTTTGGCCCCACCCTGGCGGCGGCGGCCCAGGTGCTGTACCAGCATATAGATAGCTAA
- a CDS encoding heavy metal transport/detoxification protein has product MSLKFQVPTLGDQESAQELKKLILTSEPEANVDVNSQAKTVTIDSEASEETFKQLIVAAGHNIVPE; this is encoded by the coding sequence ATGTCGTTGAAATTTCAAGTTCCCACCCTGGGCGATCAAGAATCGGCGCAAGAGCTGAAGAAACTGATTCTGACCTCCGAACCCGAGGCCAATGTCGACGTCAACTCTCAGGCTAAGACCGTCACCATTGACTCCGAAGCCTCTGAAGAAACCTTTAAGCAACTGATTGTGGCTGCGGGCCACAATATCGTGCCCGAATAA
- the mtnA gene encoding S-methyl-5-thioribose-1-phosphate isomerase, translating to MKINGEPTRTIRLHPDNPRVVQVIDQRQLPHQLTWMDLTSVDEAAYAIKDMVVRGAPLIGATAALGMYLAALDAVAEADFREVLQRAAHTLGQTRPTAVNLHWALTAQLEVLGQVITASDAIERLRQNAEAILDADEEQCRQIGLHGVKLIEDIYARTGQPVNILTHCNAGWLACVDWGTATSPIYHAHDRGLPVHVWVDETRPRNQGAKLTAWELGQHGVPHTVIPDNAGGHLMQHGLVDLAIVGTDRTTRQGDVANKIGTYLKALAAHDNGVPFYVALPSSTIDWTLHDGVKEIPIEQRSQDEVKYIDGLSPHGVTSVLICPESSPAANYGFDVTPARLVTGLITERGICPASETGLLGLFPEAA from the coding sequence GTGAAAATTAACGGCGAGCCGACAAGAACCATTCGTCTACACCCAGACAATCCTCGCGTGGTGCAGGTGATCGACCAGCGCCAGCTGCCCCACCAGCTCACCTGGATGGACCTGACCTCGGTAGATGAGGCGGCCTACGCCATCAAAGATATGGTGGTGCGTGGTGCCCCACTGATTGGGGCCACTGCCGCTCTGGGCATGTACCTGGCGGCCCTGGACGCGGTGGCTGAGGCAGACTTTCGCGAGGTGTTGCAGCGGGCCGCCCACACCCTGGGCCAAACTCGCCCCACGGCGGTCAATTTGCACTGGGCGCTGACCGCCCAGCTAGAGGTGCTGGGACAGGTAATAACGGCCTCGGACGCCATTGAGCGCCTGCGGCAAAACGCCGAGGCCATTCTCGATGCCGACGAAGAACAGTGCCGCCAGATCGGGCTGCACGGCGTCAAGCTAATCGAAGATATCTACGCCCGCACCGGGCAGCCGGTCAACATTTTGACCCACTGCAACGCAGGCTGGCTGGCCTGTGTCGATTGGGGCACCGCCACCTCGCCCATCTACCACGCCCACGATCGCGGCCTGCCCGTCCACGTTTGGGTCGATGAAACCCGCCCCCGCAACCAGGGGGCCAAGCTCACCGCCTGGGAACTGGGGCAGCACGGGGTGCCGCATACCGTCATTCCTGACAATGCCGGGGGCCACCTGATGCAGCATGGGTTGGTCGATCTGGCGATCGTGGGCACCGATCGCACCACTCGCCAGGGCGATGTCGCCAACAAAATTGGCACCTACCTCAAGGCTCTGGCTGCCCACGACAACGGCGTGCCCTTCTACGTGGCCTTGCCCTCGTCTACCATTGACTGGACCCTGCACGACGGGGTCAAAGAAATCCCGATTGAGCAGCGCAGCCAGGACGAAGTGAAGTACATCGACGGGCTGTCTCCCCACGGCGTCACCTCGGTGCTAATCTGCCCCGAATCTTCCCCCGCCGCCAACTATGGCTTTGATGTCACCCCCGCCCGCCTGGTGACGGGCTTGATTACCGAACGGGGCATCTGTCCTGCCTCTGAGACTGGGTTGCTGGGTCTATTTCCCGAAGCCGCCTAA
- a CDS encoding EAL domain-containing protein → MVNFLARRAQSLSPADQSARAIRLSIVTQFFPPDFAATGQYMDELATHLGQQGFEVQVFTGQPSYAFEVAEAPATEDKGPVHITRSNFLRNRSRRMTGRTLSSLAFCLHTAWHLRHQRHRGDITLFVSEPPYVQVVGFLMSWLFGTAYVSLVYDLYPDVVTGLGMLPPHHWIVRLWDAINRRVWQRAEAIIVPCETMKARIVAKHPTLADQITVIHNWSDPEAIKPLAKADNSFAQEHGIQNTFTILYSGNMGRCHDMETIIGAAQALADEPVQFLFIGGGPKREATQQQVESLGLTNCRFLPYQDKALLPQSLTACDLHLISIDTDMEGLVAPSKFYSALSSGKPVAIICERHSYLRGLVSKANCGAAFSNGDSQGLASFIRYLMKDGEINQQLGLSGHRFIRENYTVQAISRQYYRLIQRAVVKNVDLYRALDNNEFELYYQPIVHLGNGRIDTLEALVRWHHPQRGLLEPGDFINAAKDTDLIIPLGWWVLDTACRQLANWHQQFPEKRCRISINLGTQQFLHPELISRLDQALMTHKLRGEDLVLEIKDHTIMVDTAATTGLLMQLQARGIRVCIDDMGSNYTSLSFLHRFPVSSLKIDAKTINRLDIDTKLAEWLKSLIVMTYDLQITLVAMGVETAFQHRRTREMGIAYGQGYGFSRPEPAANITRFLAHHNPFSFLLEPLPTASAMPHADNTPLVLVVDDDRSLRKLLTMAIKQSGYRTIEATNGREALELYQQESPDLVLLDAMMPEMNGFACCRQLRLLQSAQVLATSPLDQSASSIQSNDEFPILMITALDDDHSVESAFAAGATDYITKPVNWSILNQRLKRLLKQD, encoded by the coding sequence ATGGTCAATTTCTTAGCCCGCCGCGCTCAATCCCTCTCTCCTGCAGACCAGAGCGCTCGCGCCATTCGCCTTTCCATCGTGACCCAGTTTTTTCCGCCCGACTTTGCGGCCACCGGGCAATATATGGACGAACTGGCCACTCACCTAGGGCAGCAAGGGTTTGAGGTCCAGGTTTTTACTGGCCAGCCCAGCTATGCCTTCGAGGTGGCCGAAGCCCCCGCCACAGAAGACAAAGGCCCGGTTCACATCACCCGATCCAACTTTCTGCGCAACCGCTCCCGCCGTATGACCGGGCGCACCCTCAGCAGCCTGGCCTTTTGCCTGCATACTGCCTGGCATCTGCGGCACCAGCGCCATCGGGGCGATATCACGCTATTTGTTAGCGAACCGCCCTACGTTCAAGTCGTTGGCTTTTTGATGAGCTGGCTCTTTGGCACCGCCTACGTCTCATTGGTCTACGACCTGTACCCTGATGTGGTCACAGGGCTGGGCATGCTGCCCCCGCACCACTGGATTGTGCGCCTGTGGGATGCCATTAACCGCCGCGTGTGGCAGCGAGCCGAGGCGATCATCGTGCCCTGCGAAACCATGAAGGCCCGCATCGTGGCCAAACACCCCACCCTGGCAGACCAGATCACCGTCATCCACAACTGGTCTGACCCAGAGGCGATCAAACCTCTGGCCAAGGCCGACAACAGCTTCGCCCAAGAGCATGGCATTCAAAACACCTTCACCATCCTCTACTCGGGCAACATGGGCCGCTGCCACGACATGGAGACCATCATCGGGGCAGCCCAGGCCCTGGCCGACGAGCCGGTTCAGTTTTTGTTCATTGGCGGCGGGCCGAAACGAGAGGCTACCCAACAACAGGTGGAAAGCCTGGGCCTAACCAATTGCCGCTTTCTGCCCTACCAAGACAAAGCCCTACTGCCCCAATCGCTCACCGCTTGCGACCTGCATTTGATCAGCATCGACACCGATATGGAAGGGTTGGTTGCCCCCAGTAAATTTTATTCGGCCCTGTCCTCGGGCAAACCCGTAGCGATTATCTGTGAACGCCATTCTTACCTGCGGGGGCTAGTGTCAAAGGCCAACTGCGGAGCGGCCTTCAGCAACGGCGACAGCCAGGGGTTAGCCAGCTTCATTCGCTACCTGATGAAGGATGGCGAAATCAACCAGCAGCTGGGCCTTTCGGGGCATCGGTTTATTCGAGAAAACTATACGGTGCAGGCGATTAGCCGCCAATATTATCGGTTGATTCAGCGGGCGGTGGTCAAAAATGTCGACCTCTACCGGGCGCTAGACAACAACGAATTTGAACTCTATTACCAACCCATCGTCCACTTGGGCAATGGGCGAATTGATACCCTTGAGGCGCTCGTGCGGTGGCACCACCCCCAGCGGGGCCTGCTAGAACCAGGCGATTTCATCAATGCCGCGAAGGACACCGACTTGATTATTCCCCTGGGCTGGTGGGTGCTGGATACCGCCTGTCGTCAACTCGCCAACTGGCATCAACAATTTCCTGAAAAGCGCTGCCGCATCAGTATTAACTTAGGCACTCAGCAATTTCTTCATCCCGAGTTGATCTCTCGCCTTGACCAGGCACTCATGACCCACAAACTGCGGGGAGAAGACCTGGTGCTGGAAATTAAAGACCACACCATCATGGTCGATACTGCTGCAACAACTGGGTTATTGATGCAGCTGCAAGCTCGGGGTATTCGAGTCTGTATTGACGACATGGGCAGTAACTATACGTCGCTCAGTTTTCTGCATCGGTTTCCGGTCAGCAGCCTCAAAATTGATGCCAAAACCATTAACCGGCTAGATATTGACACCAAGCTGGCGGAGTGGCTAAAGAGCTTGATTGTCATGACCTATGACCTCCAGATCACCCTGGTTGCCATGGGCGTAGAAACCGCTTTTCAGCACCGACGCACCCGCGAAATGGGCATTGCCTACGGCCAGGGCTACGGTTTTTCGAGGCCTGAACCAGCGGCAAACATCACCCGTTTTTTGGCTCACCACAACCCGTTTTCTTTTTTGCTCGAGCCTCTACCTACAGCATCTGCCATGCCCCACGCTGACAACACTCCCCTGGTGCTAGTCGTCGATGACGATCGCTCGCTTCGCAAATTGCTAACCATGGCCATCAAGCAATCTGGCTACCGCACGATTGAAGCCACCAATGGCCGAGAAGCCTTAGAACTGTATCAGCAAGAATCTCCCGATCTCGTGTTGCTCGATGCGATGATGCCAGAAATGAACGGGTTTGCCTGCTGTCGCCAGCTTCGACTGTTGCAGTCGGCTCAGGTGCTCGCCACGTCACCCCTAGATCAAAGCGCGTCGTCTATTCAATCTAATGATGAGTTTCCCATCTTGATGATCACGGCCCTAGACGACGACCATTCGGTAGAAAGTGCGTTTGCTGCCGGTGCCACAGACTACATTACGAAACCTGTGAACTGGTCAATTCTAAATCAGCGGCTCAAGCGGCTACTCAAGCAAGACTGA
- the xdhA gene encoding xanthine dehydrogenase small subunit → MPQQLDVQLSFTINGEPVSIKDVSPAMTLLEYLRLSGRSGTKEGCGDGDCGACTVALIGEGADGQPHYQAVNSCLIPLGAVAGRQVLTADGITNGQIPKSPLVKEPVTAADLHPVQAAMVETGGSQCGYCTPGFIMSLFAAYYDGTPDDLSVEGNLCRCTGYIPIRRAAELVADAAPQDRFVEQLTSASLELAALAYTTQNNGHSEQFYRPTQLSEVLDLLQRYPDATLVAGATDLGLEMSWHRQHYPVLISLEAVTELKQICHTDDYVEIGAAVPLSHIETNLHGVFPSLDEMIHWFAARQVRNRATLGGNIGTASPIGDLPPVLLSLDASVKLAGSSGERTLPLADFFTGYRQTQRQPGEVIASVQIPKALVPGTARRLAQAYKIGKRGTDDISIVAAAFAVDVDGDNQILKARLGYGGVAATPARAIAVEDFLLGKPWTADTIQAVKPILQEAFNPLTDLRGSAEYRKRLVVNLFEKFFVEFP, encoded by the coding sequence ATGCCTCAACAACTAGATGTTCAACTGAGCTTCACCATCAATGGAGAGCCGGTCTCTATCAAAGATGTCTCGCCAGCCATGACCCTGCTGGAGTACCTGCGCCTGAGCGGGCGATCGGGCACCAAAGAAGGCTGCGGCGACGGCGACTGCGGCGCTTGTACCGTGGCCCTGATCGGTGAAGGAGCTGACGGTCAGCCCCATTACCAGGCGGTGAATAGCTGCCTGATTCCCCTCGGGGCAGTGGCGGGGCGGCAGGTGCTGACGGCAGACGGCATTACCAACGGCCAAATTCCCAAAAGCCCCTTGGTGAAAGAACCCGTTACCGCCGCCGACCTCCACCCTGTACAGGCCGCAATGGTCGAAACCGGCGGCTCTCAGTGCGGCTACTGCACCCCCGGCTTCATCATGAGCCTGTTTGCTGCCTACTACGACGGCACCCCTGACGATCTCTCGGTGGAGGGCAACCTCTGCCGCTGTACGGGCTACATCCCCATTCGTCGGGCCGCCGAGCTGGTAGCCGATGCCGCTCCCCAGGATCGGTTTGTAGAACAGTTGACCTCGGCATCGCTGGAGCTGGCTGCTCTGGCCTACACCACCCAAAACAACGGCCACAGCGAACAGTTCTACCGACCCACGCAGTTGTCTGAAGTGCTTGACCTGTTACAGCGTTACCCCGACGCCACCCTGGTGGCCGGAGCGACAGACTTGGGCCTGGAGATGAGCTGGCACCGACAGCACTACCCGGTGCTGATCTCCCTGGAAGCTGTCACCGAACTGAAGCAGATTTGCCACACCGATGACTATGTCGAAATTGGCGCGGCGGTGCCCCTCAGCCATATTGAAACGAACCTCCACGGGGTTTTTCCCAGCCTGGATGAGATGATTCACTGGTTTGCCGCCCGCCAGGTACGCAACCGGGCCACCCTAGGCGGCAACATTGGCACGGCCTCCCCCATTGGCGACTTGCCCCCGGTGCTCCTATCGCTGGATGCCAGTGTGAAGCTGGCTGGTTCTAGTGGAGAGCGCACTCTGCCCCTGGCCGACTTCTTCACTGGCTATCGCCAGACCCAACGCCAGCCCGGTGAGGTGATTGCCTCCGTCCAAATTCCTAAAGCGCTTGTTCCAGGCACGGCGCGGCGGCTGGCGCAAGCCTACAAAATCGGCAAGCGCGGCACCGATGACATCAGCATTGTGGCGGCGGCCTTTGCGGTAGATGTCGATGGGGATAATCAGATTCTTAAGGCGCGGCTAGGCTATGGCGGCGTGGCGGCAACACCGGCCAGGGCGATCGCAGTCGAAGACTTCCTGTTGGGCAAACCCTGGACTGCTGACACCATTCAGGCGGTGAAACCCATCCTGCAAGAGGCGTTTAACCCCCTTACCGACCTGCGGGGCAGCGCTGAGTACCGCAAGCGCCTGGTGGTGAATTTGTTTGAAAAATTCTTTGTGGAGTTTCCTTAA
- the xdhB gene encoding xanthine dehydrogenase molybdopterin binding subunit, with product MSPVGKPKHHESAVAHVSGTAVYTDDQREPAGMLSLYPVISPHARAKITKLDVAPALAVEGCVTVLTAEDVPGENNTGVIVHDEVLLPTDEVSYYGQVVAWAVGETETAARNAAAKIEVEYEPLPAIKTVKEAIAANSYHSDPQFIRRGDPDAAIAEAEHSFSGEIAIGGQDHFYLETQISWAVPDGEGNLQVFASTQHPTETQEVVARVLGMAKNQVVCTCIRMGGGFGGKESQANPFASAAALATYKTGRPARCRLRRHHDMLITGKRHGFLGEYEVGFNGDGTITALKAVLTADGGWSLDLSPPVLGRAMLHVDNAYYLPNLVVEGRIAKTNRVSNTAYRGFGGPQGMIVIEEVCDRIARTLNLPPDVVRERNFYHGEGDTNRTHYDQDIVDNRIARVWQEAKEGADYMARRAAIAAFNETSPYKKRGLAITPVKFGISFNKVQYNQAGALVLIYTDGSIQLNHGGTEMGQGLHTKMIQVAAKALGVKSDRIRLMHTSTDKVPNTSATAASSGSDLNGQAVKNACEILRDRLAAVAVRMLNLDAPEDMVFEDDWIYCRTYPSARIAFNEVVQQTYSERISLSATGFYRTPNIFWDPKLGKGRPFYYFAYGAAVSEVEVDGFTGTFKLRQVDIVHDVGESLNPLVDRGQIEGAFVQGMGWLTMEELVWDDEGRLRTFAPSTYKIPTISEIPEHFTIHLLERAAQDGVIYGSKAVGEPPFMLAMSVREAIRAAVAAFGNADYVPLALPATPESTLWAIEAVKATVSQGRPVEVAS from the coding sequence ATGAGCCCAGTCGGTAAACCCAAGCACCACGAAAGCGCCGTTGCCCATGTCAGCGGCACGGCAGTCTACACCGACGACCAGCGGGAACCGGCGGGGATGCTGTCGCTGTACCCGGTGATTTCACCCCACGCCCGAGCCAAGATCACCAAGCTGGATGTGGCCCCAGCACTGGCAGTGGAGGGCTGCGTTACTGTGCTGACCGCCGAGGATGTGCCGGGAGAAAACAACACCGGCGTGATCGTTCACGACGAGGTGCTGCTGCCCACCGATGAGGTCAGCTACTACGGCCAGGTAGTGGCCTGGGCCGTGGGCGAAACCGAGACAGCGGCGAGAAATGCCGCCGCCAAAATTGAGGTGGAGTACGAGCCCCTGCCCGCAATTAAAACGGTGAAGGAGGCGATCGCCGCCAATAGCTACCACAGCGACCCCCAATTCATTCGTCGCGGCGACCCAGATGCGGCGATCGCTGAGGCCGAACACAGCTTCTCGGGTGAAATTGCGATCGGTGGCCAAGACCACTTCTACCTCGAAACTCAGATTAGCTGGGCGGTGCCCGACGGCGAGGGCAATCTCCAGGTGTTTGCCTCTACCCAGCACCCCACCGAAACCCAGGAGGTGGTCGCCCGCGTGCTGGGGATGGCCAAAAACCAGGTAGTCTGCACCTGCATTCGCATGGGCGGCGGCTTTGGCGGCAAAGAATCCCAGGCCAACCCCTTTGCCTCGGCGGCGGCCCTGGCCACCTACAAAACGGGTCGCCCTGCCCGCTGTCGCCTGCGCCGCCACCACGACATGCTAATCACCGGCAAGCGCCACGGCTTTTTGGGCGAGTACGAAGTGGGTTTTAACGGCGACGGCACAATTACCGCACTGAAGGCCGTGCTGACCGCCGACGGCGGCTGGAGCCTCGATCTGTCGCCACCGGTACTGGGCCGGGCCATGCTGCACGTAGACAACGCCTACTACCTGCCCAACCTGGTGGTGGAGGGGCGGATCGCCAAGACTAACCGCGTATCGAACACGGCCTACCGGGGCTTCGGCGGCCCCCAGGGGATGATTGTGATCGAGGAGGTGTGCGATCGCATTGCCCGCACCCTCAACCTGCCCCCCGATGTGGTGCGCGAGCGCAATTTCTACCACGGTGAGGGCGACACCAACCGCACCCACTACGACCAAGACATCGTTGACAACCGCATCGCTCGGGTCTGGCAGGAGGCGAAGGAGGGGGCCGACTACATGGCCCGCCGGGCGGCGATCGCCGCCTTTAACGAGACCAGCCCCTACAAAAAGCGAGGATTGGCCATTACCCCGGTCAAGTTCGGCATTTCCTTCAACAAGGTGCAGTACAACCAGGCCGGGGCGCTGGTGCTGATCTACACCGACGGCAGCATTCAACTCAACCACGGCGGCACCGAGATGGGCCAGGGCCTACACACCAAAATGATCCAGGTGGCGGCCAAGGCGCTGGGGGTAAAGAGCGATCGCATTCGCCTGATGCACACCAGCACCGACAAAGTCCCCAACACTTCGGCCACCGCTGCCTCCAGCGGCTCAGACCTCAATGGCCAGGCGGTGAAGAATGCCTGCGAAATTTTGCGCGATCGCCTCGCTGCCGTCGCCGTGCGCATGCTGAACCTTGACGCCCCCGAGGACATGGTCTTCGAAGACGACTGGATCTACTGCCGCACCTACCCCAGCGCCCGCATCGCCTTCAACGAAGTGGTGCAGCAGACCTACAGCGAACGGATTAGCCTGTCGGCCACCGGCTTCTACCGCACCCCCAACATCTTTTGGGACCCCAAACTGGGCAAGGGTCGCCCCTTCTACTACTTTGCCTACGGGGCAGCGGTGTCTGAGGTCGAAGTGGATGGCTTCACCGGCACCTTCAAACTCCGCCAGGTCGATATCGTCCACGACGTGGGCGAATCGCTCAACCCCCTGGTGGACAGAGGCCAGATCGAAGGAGCCTTTGTGCAGGGCATGGGCTGGCTCACCATGGAAGAACTGGTGTGGGACGACGAAGGCCGCCTGCGTACCTTTGCCCCCAGCACCTACAAAATTCCCACCATCAGCGAAATCCCGGAGCACTTCACCATTCACCTGCTAGAACGTGCGGCCCAGGATGGCGTGATCTACGGCAGCAAAGCCGTGGGCGAACCGCCGTTTATGCTGGCCATGTCGGTGCGGGAGGCAATCCGCGCCGCCGTCGCCGCCTTCGGCAATGCCGACTATGTGCCGTTGGCCCTACCGGCAACTCCAGAGTCTACCCTGTGGGCGATCGAGGCTGTGAAAGCGACAGTGAGCCAGGGGCGGCCTGTAGAGGTTGCGTCTTAA